Proteins from one Mercurialis annua linkage group LG7, ddMerAnnu1.2, whole genome shotgun sequence genomic window:
- the LOC126657684 gene encoding uncharacterized protein LOC126657684 has protein sequence MEDILTAAEPSNVEENTVYQSRLPAHVRRVDLEDFDVDLDSWEKQKVEWERGMEFEEGMTFSSRDAVRACAVTYSVDNGREFQSCRTTHTTLVLVCKHKEICPWWLRATLLKKTNTWTLTKYIGPHICDMQVSVRHHQNFGIAQIANYIKTQVLGQRDIRIKTLIAGLLEFTGVALPYKRVWYGKERAICSVYGDWEYNYSQLTKFMDNVVKVNPGSFWHGEGPISECGGLQCRIFQRMFWTFFPMVDGFPFCKPILFIDGTHLYGKYKMHMLIVSAIDGNNHIMPVAFALVESESIASFEYFLGHLRDQVLRSRKVAIVSDRAPGLISVLKRPEWDDVDHFFCIRHLMANFHSLIGNRELKDLAEKAGRAFQEKKYNACIESMRIRSAEGHAYLTNTQHLRKEQWTMCHDKKGQRNGVMTTNYAESVNAMLKNIRGLPITAMIEAIFDKLSDTFVQRWDMYKDLIAKGVMFTPICIAHIKKATLKARYHSCKKYNSDTMTCRVTTRKDNQRNKGGNIQKVNLKKRRCSCGKFQHRKLPCSHAMAVIHDQKLNPHDFIGWRYRTENAIQVWNTPFKQLPDGKMWIASREIPSTLSSGTSQTGCFSSSDWFSLFRRPPYSNPSCMASNTVGAQTSRRFSVSISPSGTLERDMWYVGVYSSIRRTFIQSTWTGTG, from the exons ATGGAAGACATACTCACTGCTGCTGAACCTAGTAATGTAGAAGAAAATACAGTGTACCAGTCCCGACTGCCGGCACATGTTAGACGTGTAGATCTCGAAGACTTCGACGTCGACTTGGACTCATGGGAAAAGCAGAAAGTTGAGTGGGAGAGGGGGATGGAGTTTGAAGAAGGGATGACTTTCTCGAGCCGAGATGCTGTTCGGGCTTGTGCTGTTACCTATTCGGTGGACAATGGAAGAGAGTTTCAGAGTTGTCGGACGACGCACACGACGTTGGTTCTCGTTTGCAAGCACAAAGAGATATGCCCATGGTGGCTGCGTGCCACACTTCTTAAGAAAACCAACACATGGACGTTGACAAAATATATCGGGCCACACATATGCGATATGCAAGTGTCAGTTCGTCACCACCAAAATTTTGGGATTGCTCAGATCGCCAATTATATTAAGACGCAAGTGCTAGGTCAGCGTGACATACGGATCAAGACGTTGATTGCGGGACTACTTGAATTTACCGGAGTAGCTCTTCCGTATAAAAGGGTGTGGTACGGCAAAGAGAGGGCAATCTGCAGCGTTTATGGGGACTGGGAATACAATTACAGTCAACTGACAAAGTTCATGGATAATGTGGTGAAAGTGAATCCTGGATCCTTCTGGCATGGCGAAG GCCCAATATCCGAGTGTGGCGGGCTTCAATGTAGAATTTTCCAACGGATGTTCTGGACGTTCTTCCCGATGGTGGACGGATTTCCGTTTTGCAAGCCAATTCTATTCATCGACGGCACCCACTTATACGGAAAATATAAGATGCACATGTTGATAGTTTCGGCGATAGATGGCAACAACCATATAATGCCGGTGGCTTTTGCGCTCGTGGAATCCGAATCCATTGCCAGTTTTGAATATTTCCTGGGTCATCTCCGAGATCAAGTTTTACGCAGTCGCAAGGTTGCCATCGTTTCTGATCGTGCTCCCGGATTAATTTCCGTTTTGAAACGTCCGGAGTGGGACGACGTCGATCACTTTTTCTGCATAAGGCATTTAATGGCCAATTTCCACTCTTTAATCGGAAATAGGGAGTTGAAGGACTTGGCTGAGAAAGCGG GTCGGGCCTTTCAAGAGAAGAAGTACAACGCATGCATTGAGAGCATGAGGATAAGATCGGCAGAAGGGCATGCATACTTGACCAACACACAACATTTGAGAAAGGAGCAGTGGACTATGTGTCATGACAAAAAAGGGCAACGAAACGGGGTTATGACAACGAACTACGCCGAGTCCGTTAATGCGATGCTGAAGAATATAAGGGGCCTTCCTATCACAGCAATGATAGAGGCTATCTTTGACAAGCTCAGTGATACGTTTGTCCAACGTTGGGACATGTATAAAGACCTAATCGCCAAAGGCGTCATGTTTACTCCGATCTGCATCGCGCACATCAAAAAGGCAACGCTAAAGGCCCGCTACCATAGTTGCAAGAAATATAACTCGGACACCATGACTTGCAGGGTGACCACCAGGAAGGACAATCAGCGGAATAAGGGAGGAAATATTCAGAAGGTCAACCTTAAAAAAAGGAGGTGCTCGTGCGGTAAGTTTCAACACCGTAAATTGCCCTGCTCCCATGCCATGGCAGTCATTCACGATCAGAAGTTGAACCCCCACGACTTCATCGGGTGGCGCTATAGAACCGAGAATGCCATTCAAGTCTGGAATACTCCGTTTAAACAGTTGCCTGACGGCAAGATGTGGATTGCTTCTCGAGAGATACCTTCCACATTATCGAGTGGCACCAGCCAGACAGGGTGCTTCAGCAGTTCGGACTGGTTCAGCCTATTCCGGAGGCCCCCTTACAGCAACCCATCATGCATGGCGTCCAATACCGTGGGAGCTCAGACTTCCAGGCGCTTTTCAGTGAGTATATCGCCATCTGGGACTCTAGAGAGAGATATGTGGTACGTGGGCGTGTACTCGAGCATCCGCCGCACTTTCATTCAGAGTACATGGACTGGTACAGGCTAG
- the LOC126657685 gene encoding uncharacterized protein LOC126657685, whose protein sequence is MPYVDPSFGQTAGTTPLATQQDPLDTRVDYQGNTEEFIRRYTGYTQHHGSTSSQPQRPPTSSFSLPPSSVPYVDPWFGETAYITPLATPDPLATPVDYQGNTEDFIRRYTGYTQHYGSTSSQPEAPPSSSYSVPQDFSTYRGSAFTPFQPPPPTQTPPAQQYGGLFEENLSYPQTPAVGSFSQLLQGYIPQPPSSSPRPTQSPSQMHFSLTDE, encoded by the exons ATGCCTTATGTCGACCCATCGTTTGGGCAGACCGCTGGCACGACTCCGCTAGCCACGCAACAGGACCCTCTAGACACACGG gTCGATTATCAGGGGAATACCGAGGAGTTCATTCGGCGGTATACCGGGTATACGCAGCACCACGGCAGCACATCTTCGCAGCCCCAGCGCCCACCGACTTCCTCTTTTTCATTGCCGCCTTCTTCTGTGCCTTATGTTGACCCATGGTTTGGGGAGACCGCTTACATTACTCCGCTGGCCACGCCGGACCCTCTGGCCACACCG gtcGATTATCAGGGGAATACCGAGGACTTCATTCGGCGGTATACTGGGTATACACAGCACTATGGAAGCACCTCTTCACAGCCCGAGGCGCCACCATCTTCGTCTTATTCAGTACCGCAGGACTTCTCCACTTACCGTGGTTCCGCTTTTACCCCCTTTCAGCCACCACCCCCGACACAGACACCTCCAGCCCAGCAGTACGGAGGACTATTTGAAGAGAACTTGTCCTATCCTCAAACGCCTGCAGTAGGTAGTTTTAGCCAGCTTCTTCAGGGGTACATTCCACAGCCGCCTTCCTCCTCTCCCCGCCCAACTCAGAGCCCATCGCAAATGCATTTTTCTCTAACTGATGAGTGA
- the LOC126656224 gene encoding cleavage and polyadenylation specificity factor subunit 2, translating to MGTSVQITPLCGVYNENPLAYLVSIDSFNFLIDCGWNDHFDPSLLQPLSRVASTIDAVLLSHSDTLHLGALPYAMKHLGLSAPVFSTEPVYRLGLLTMYDQYLSRKAVSEFDLFSLDDIDSAFGNITRLTYSQNHHLSGKGEGIVISPHVAGHLLGGTIWRITKDGEDVVYAVDFNHRKERHLNGTVLESFVRPAVLITDAYTALSNQPPRQQRDREILEKTILKTLESGGNVLLPVDTAGRVLELLLILEQFWAQRFLNYPIFFLTYVSSSTIDYVKSFLEWMSESIAKSFETSRDNAFLLKHVTLLINKSELDNVPPGPKVVLASMASLEAGFSHDIFVEWAADVKNLVLFTERGQFGTLARMLQADPPPKAVKVTMSRRVPLVGDELIAYEEEQKRLKKEEELKASMIKEEEAKISHGPDTILSDPMVIDASNSNVSLNVGSHRTGYRDVLIDGFVSPSASVAPMFPFYKNTTEWDDFGEVINPDDYVIKDNDMDQSAMHIGGDIDGKFDEGSASLILDTKPSKVVSNELTVQVKCLLIYMDYEGRSDGRSLKSILAHVAPLKLVLVHGSAEATEHLKQHCSKHVCSHVYAPQIEETIDVTSDLCAYKVQLSEKLMSNVLFKKLGDHEIAWVDAEVGKTESGTLSLLPMSTSAPLHKSVLVGDLKMADYKQFLASKGVQVEFAGGALRCGEYVTLRKVGNISQKGGGSGTQQIIIEGPLCEDYYKIREYLYSQFYLL from the exons ATGGGAACATCAGTGCAAATAACGCCACTGTGTGGAGTATACAACGAGAATCCATTAGCTTACTTAGTCTCAATCGACAGCTTCAATTTCTTAATCGACTGTGGCTGGAACGATCACTTCGATCCGTCGCTTCTCCAACCTCTCTctcg AGTAGCTTCAACGATAGATGCAGTGTTATTATCGCATTCCGATACGCTTCACCTAGGTGCATTGCCTTATGCTATGAAACACCTTGGACTGTCTGCTCCGGTTTTTTCTACTGAGCCGGTTTATCGATTAGGTCTTTTAACTATGTATGATCAGTATCTCTCTCGTAag GCGGTTTCggagtttgatttgtttagtttgGATGATATTGATTCTGCTTTTGGCAATATTACTCGACTCACTTACTCTCAGAATCATCATCTTTCCG GGAAAGGAGAGGGGATTGTGATATCTCCCCATGTGGCTGGGCATCTACTTGGAGGTACTATATGGAGGATAACAAAGGATGGTGAAGATGTCGTATATGCTGTGGATTTCAATCATCGGAAAGAAAG GCATTTAAATGGAACTGTTTTGGAGTCTTTTGTGCGGCCTGCTGTTCTCATTACTGATGCATACACTGCTTTGAGTAATCAACCACCTAGACAGCAAAGAGACAGGgaaattttag AGAAGACTATTTTAAAGACATTGGAATCTGGTGGAAATGTTTTACTGCCTGTTGATACTGCTGGGAGAGTGCTGGAGCTTCTCTTAATACTGGAACAG TTTTGGGCACAACGCTTTTTGAACTATCCCATATTTTTTCTCACATATGTTTCATCAAGCACCATTGATTATGTCAAGAGTTTCTTGGAATGGATGAGTGAATCAATAGCAAAGTCCTTTGAAACATCTCGTGACAATGCTTTTCTTTTGAA GCACGTGACACTTCTAATCAACAAGAGCGAACTTGATAATGTTCCGCCTGGTCCAAAG GTTGTTCTAGCATCCATGGCCAGTTTGGAAGCAGGTTTTTCGCATGATATATTTGTTGAATGGGCTGCAGATGTCAAGAACCTTGTGCTTTTCACAGAAAGAGGTCAA TTTGGGACACTAGCTCGCATGCTTCAGGCTGACCCCCCTCCAAAAGCTGTTAAAGTTACCATGTCAAGAAGGGTACCTTTGGTTGGGGATGAGCTAATTGCATATGAAGAGGAGCAAAAAAGACTAAAAAAGGAAGAAGAACTGAAAGCTAGTATGATCAAAGAGGAGGAAGCAAAAATATCTCATGGGCCTGATACCATTTTGAGTGATCCAATGGTCATTGATGCTAGCAACAGTAATGTTTCTCTAAATG TGGGATCTCATAGGACAGGATACCGGGATGTATTAATTGATGGATTTGTTTCTCCATCGGCTAGTGTAGCACCGATGTTTCCATTCTATAAAAATACCACCGAGTGGGATGATTTCGGTGAAGTCATTAATCCTGATGATTATGTCATTAAAGATAATGACATGGACCAATCAGCTATGCAC ATTGGAGGAGACATTGATGGAAAGTTTGATGAAGGATCTGCTAGTTTGATACTTGATACAAAGCCTTCCAAAGTGGTGTCCAATGAATTGACT GTGCAAGTCAAGTGTTTATTGATTTACATGGATTATGAGGGCCGTTCTGATGGACGATCGCTTAAATCAATTCTTGCCCATGTCGCTCCTCTCAAGCTT GTTTTGGTGCACGGATCAGCTGAGGCCACAGAACATCTGAAGCAGCATTGCTCAAAACATGTTTGCTCTCATGTCTATGCTCCTCAAATTGAAGAAACCATAGATGTTACCTCTGATTTGTGTGCTTATAAA GTTCAACTATCTGAGAAACTGATGAGTAATGTGCTATTTAAAAAG TTGGGAGATCATGAAATAGCTTGGGTTGATGCCGAGGTAGGGAAAACAGAAAGCGGAACACTATCTTTGCTACCCATGTCAACATCAGCTCCGTTGCATAAATCCGTCCTAGTTGGTGATCTAAAAATGGCAGATTATAAACAGTTTCTTGCTAGCAAGGGTGTCCAG GTAGAATTTGCTGGCGGAGCCTTGCGATGTGGAGAATACGTCACTCTTCGTAAAGTTGGGAATATTAGCCAGAAG GGTGGTGGCTCCGGTACTCAGCAAATTATAATCGAAGGACCGTTATGTGAAGATTATTATAAGATCCGCGAGTATCTATACTCGCAATTTTATTTGCTATAA